From the Metamycoplasma hominis ATCC 23114 genome, one window contains:
- the gltX gene encoding glutamate--tRNA ligase, translating to MKTIRTRYAPSPTGYLHIGGARTALFNYLFAKHFNGTFVFRLEDTDVARNVVGGEESQLNNLAWLGIIPDESPLKPNSKYGAYRQSEKLPIYQKLVEELIQNGHAYKAYDSEEELAMQHKQSEEAGVASFRYNPNWLQISNEEKQRREEAKEYSIRLKLPANKDYAWNDLVRGKISVNSDDIGDFVIMKSDGYPTYNFAVVVDDHQMEISHVLRGEEHITNTPKQLAIYDAFGWEPPLFGHLTIITNMEGKKLSKRDKTLKQFIEDYKNEGYPAAAIMNFLALLGWTSGDKQELMNREELIAKFDPERLSKSPSKFDIIKMDWFAKQYMKNISNEELIKKINSPKEHEWNELFVETYKQSSPTISTLKKDLEIYLNPKENCDLELERLDVVKVFYKELISREFNIENIQKAIDETKTILNVKGRDLFMPIRKATTFEEHGPELAKAIYLFGAELVFKRLNGIIKI from the coding sequence ATGAAAACTATAAGAACAAGATATGCACCGAGCCCAACTGGGTATTTGCACATTGGTGGTGCAAGAACTGCATTATTTAACTATTTATTTGCAAAACATTTCAATGGCACTTTTGTTTTTAGGCTAGAAGATACTGATGTTGCTAGAAACGTTGTCGGAGGTGAAGAAAGCCAATTAAATAATTTAGCGTGACTTGGTATCATCCCTGATGAAAGTCCTTTAAAACCTAATTCAAAATATGGTGCATATCGTCAAAGCGAAAAATTACCAATTTATCAAAAACTTGTTGAAGAACTAATTCAAAATGGACACGCTTATAAAGCATACGATTCAGAGGAAGAATTAGCAATGCAACATAAACAATCAGAGGAAGCGGGCGTTGCGTCATTTCGTTATAATCCAAATTGATTGCAAATTTCTAATGAAGAAAAGCAAAGAAGAGAAGAAGCTAAAGAATATTCAATAAGATTAAAATTGCCAGCAAATAAAGATTATGCTTGGAATGACTTAGTAAGAGGCAAAATCTCAGTTAATAGTGATGATATAGGAGATTTTGTTATTATGAAAAGTGATGGTTATCCAACATATAATTTTGCAGTTGTTGTTGATGACCACCAAATGGAAATTTCACATGTACTAAGAGGCGAAGAACACATCACAAACACACCAAAGCAATTAGCAATATACGATGCATTTGGATGAGAACCCCCATTATTTGGACATTTAACTATTATTACGAATATGGAAGGAAAAAAGCTTTCAAAAAGAGATAAAACTTTAAAACAATTTATTGAAGACTATAAAAATGAAGGCTATCCCGCAGCAGCAATAATGAATTTTTTAGCCTTGTTAGGTTGAACTTCCGGAGATAAGCAAGAATTAATGAATAGAGAAGAATTAATTGCAAAATTTGATCCAGAAAGATTGAGCAAATCACCATCTAAATTTGACATTATAAAAATGGATTGATTTGCAAAGCAATATATGAAAAATATTTCTAATGAAGAGTTAATTAAAAAAATAAACTCTCCAAAAGAACATGAATGAAATGAATTATTTGTTGAAACTTATAAACAATCAAGTCCAACGATTTCAACATTAAAGAAAGATTTAGAAATTTATTTAAACCCAAAAGAAAATTGCGACTTAGAGTTGGAAAGATTAGATGTTGTAAAAGTTTTTTATAAAGAGTTAATTTCAAGAGAATTCAATATAGAAAATATACAAAAAGCAATTGATGAAACAAAAACTATCTTGAATGTTAAGGGAAGAGATTTGTTCATGCCAATTAGAAAGGCAACAACATTTGAGGAACATGGCCCTGAACTTGCAAAGGCAATCTATCTTTTTGGGGCTGAATTAGTTTTTAAGAGATTAAATGGAATTATTAAAATATAG
- the fmt gene encoding methionyl-tRNA formyltransferase yields MKNINNKINLVLAGTGQFSAKTFEPLLNDERFNVLAFISQPNRKLDRNKNVIETEIFKLAKQYDIKVFQPQKIKEILPELSAMDFDFFITASFGQFIPDSILKLPKKMPLNVHGSLLEKYRGAAPVQYALLNGDIETGITLIEMVKQMDAGDILESSKVKIDSADTAIEVFDKLADVASKNLGNWLFEIYNGQYNRVAQDESKVTFAPKILNGMERIDQSENLSSVINKIRAFNDEPGAYLIYQNKRLKIFRASTTKISTPLKIKFNDGYLYLIEYQFEGKKRVRV; encoded by the coding sequence ATGAAAAATATAAATAACAAAATTAATTTAGTTCTAGCGGGAACTGGACAATTTTCCGCCAAAACTTTTGAACCTCTTTTAAATGACGAAAGGTTCAATGTTTTGGCATTTATTTCTCAGCCAAATAGGAAACTAGATCGAAACAAAAATGTAATTGAAACAGAAATTTTTAAACTTGCCAAACAGTATGATATAAAAGTTTTTCAACCTCAAAAAATAAAAGAAATTTTGCCCGAACTTAGTGCAATGGATTTTGACTTTTTTATTACGGCTTCATTCGGACAATTTATACCTGATTCAATATTAAAATTACCTAAAAAAATGCCCTTGAACGTTCACGGAAGTTTGCTTGAAAAATATCGTGGAGCTGCGCCTGTGCAATATGCATTACTCAATGGTGATATTGAAACAGGAATAACATTAATTGAAATGGTAAAACAAATGGACGCAGGAGATATCCTAGAATCCTCGAAAGTGAAAATTGATTCTGCAGATACAGCAATTGAAGTATTTGATAAATTAGCAGATGTGGCCTCAAAAAATCTTGGTAATTGATTGTTTGAAATTTACAACGGCCAATATAATCGAGTGGCTCAGGATGAATCTAAAGTAACATTTGCTCCTAAGATATTAAATGGTATGGAAAGAATTGATCAAAGCGAAAATCTTTCAAGTGTTATAAACAAAATCAGAGCTTTTAATGACGAACCAGGTGCTTATTTAATTTATCAAAATAAAAGATTAAAAATCTTCCGGGCTTCAACAACAAAAATTAGTACTCCATTAAAAATAAAATTTAATGATGGATATTTATATTTAATAGAATATCAATTTGAAGGGAAAAAAAGAGTAAGAGTTTAA
- the plsY gene encoding glycerol-3-phosphate 1-O-acyltransferase PlsY encodes MWLNIIFLILGYLIGSFNLAIIITKLRGNDIRKIGSQNPGATNALRNFGIKFAALVFAFDIFKAFLATIIAFLIKKYLRNLEYIFPMLAGLGAVIGHVFPIYFKFKGGKGVACFFGIMLAYNFLLFLIFVAIYVILVFSTKYVSLASSISCGIIPYLGLIYIFYAGTIFGYMQQNVVYPAHVIILILASLIIVVKHIPNFKRIFKHTEPKIFSKTKKHKNIDS; translated from the coding sequence GTGTGATTAAATATAATATTTTTAATATTAGGATATTTAATTGGCTCTTTTAATTTGGCAATAATAATAACTAAATTAAGAGGAAATGATATAAGAAAAATTGGTTCGCAAAATCCTGGAGCAACAAACGCATTAAGAAATTTTGGAATAAAATTTGCAGCATTAGTTTTTGCTTTTGACATTTTTAAGGCCTTTTTAGCAACAATCATTGCATTTTTAATTAAAAAATATCTAAGAAATCTTGAATATATTTTTCCAATGTTGGCAGGGCTTGGCGCAGTAATTGGGCACGTCTTTCCAATTTATTTTAAATTTAAAGGTGGCAAAGGAGTAGCTTGCTTTTTTGGAATAATGCTTGCATATAATTTTCTATTATTTTTAATTTTTGTAGCAATATATGTAATACTAGTTTTTTCAACAAAATATGTTTCACTTGCTTCATCAATAAGTTGTGGAATAATTCCTTATTTAGGTTTAATTTATATATTTTATGCAGGAACAATATTCGGCTATATGCAACAAAATGTCGTATATCCCGCACATGTAATTATTTTAATATTGGCTTCACTCATAATAGTTGTTAAACATATACCCAATTTTAAACGAATATTTAAACATACAGAACCAAAAATTTTCAGCAAAACAAAAAAGCATAAAAACATTGACTCGTAA
- a CDS encoding ABC transporter ATP-binding protein: protein MRQYNLKKLVKIKNLTKEFKIKKEKIKVVDNLNLEIYKNQNIALLGGNGAGKTTTVEMLIGILKPTSGNIEYYFNDGSNHNESAQTNIGIQFQDSSYPQGLSVNDVIYSMNKIYGNKSSPEELQKLIKIFGVDEFINNKASSLSGGQHQRLNALLAIINKPKLLILDELSTGLDIKIKTRLVSFLNEYIKEIDCTLILISHDINEIEILADRIIIMNKGRIVLDALKSEIIEKYGSISLCLKEYI, encoded by the coding sequence ATGCGCCAATACAATTTAAAAAAGTTGGTAAAAATTAAAAATTTGACAAAAGAATTCAAAATAAAAAAAGAAAAAATAAAAGTTGTAGATAATTTGAATCTCGAAATTTATAAGAATCAAAACATTGCTCTATTAGGTGGGAATGGAGCGGGAAAAACTACAACAGTTGAAATGCTTATAGGAATTTTAAAACCAACCTCAGGTAATATTGAATATTATTTTAATGATGGATCAAATCATAATGAAAGTGCACAAACAAACATAGGAATTCAATTTCAGGATTCTTCATATCCTCAAGGTTTATCGGTTAATGATGTCATCTATTCAATGAACAAAATCTATGGCAATAAAAGTTCACCAGAAGAATTGCAAAAACTTATAAAGATTTTTGGGGTTGATGAATTTATAAATAATAAAGCTTCTTCCTTAAGCGGGGGCCAACATCAAAGACTTAATGCATTGCTTGCAATAATTAATAAACCAAAGTTGTTAATATTGGACGAATTAAGTACAGGTCTTGACATAAAAATAAAAACAAGATTGGTATCATTTTTGAATGAATATATCAAAGAAATTGATTGTACTTTGATTTTAATATCTCACGATATAAATGAAATTGAAATTCTGGCAGATAGAATTATTATTATGAATAAAGGTAGAATTGTCCTTGATGCTTTGAAAAGCGAAATAATTGAAAAATACGGATCAATATCCCTATGTCTTAAGGAATATATTTAA
- a CDS encoding ABC transporter permease: protein MKNKEIIKKNNNTEANKNKFLGILAIINKHFWKSFVGPFFAFGYPIIFVAILGTIFGYEMILGSTITIGPVAIACISLPTAIFEFKKSTILKRIGASSIKPKSFLAYTAIFYLIIMICSGLWTMLVALMFFCEYFKTGRSLGTINNIKIGEASLNITLYGSSIKEMFSRIFWPGYIFSFVIIIFVSISVGLFIISVSKSVLTIQAIGCSLLIITMFLSGQVLPISQISNIKGMWYVSYLTPFKSAIIQNTISFQGQASLSNEYNIASIKATLNIGNEIKNIDLLKPFSSADSSNKIYTIEELQKYIEGVTKYANLLKEANSKDLIARLTILKFLNQQKDLFLANNNALPANTPIGIKYSQYNIFNINNEYKTLNILNVYQPVILKYSTIAEAFNQNGLDQLLKNNEFANYFKFLDSSYIQFSNNVLSNDSLTKIGSKTENLLNFILPWIWIVILSLLSIKTFAWNTR from the coding sequence ATGAAAAATAAAGAAATTATTAAAAAAAACAATAATACTGAGGCTAACAAAAACAAGTTTTTAGGAATATTAGCAATTATTAATAAACATTTTTGAAAATCATTTGTAGGACCATTTTTTGCATTCGGCTATCCAATTATTTTTGTTGCTATTTTAGGAACGATATTTGGTTATGAAATGATTTTGGGAAGTACAATAACCATTGGGCCGGTGGCAATAGCCTGCATTTCACTGCCAACAGCAATATTTGAATTTAAAAAATCCACAATTTTAAAAAGAATTGGCGCCTCTAGCATTAAGCCTAAATCGTTTTTGGCATATACAGCAATATTTTATTTGATTATAATGATTTGTTCTGGCCTTTGAACAATGCTAGTTGCCTTAATGTTTTTTTGCGAATATTTTAAAACCGGTCGTTCTTTAGGAACAATTAATAATATAAAAATAGGGGAAGCAAGTCTAAATATAACTTTATACGGAAGCAGTATTAAAGAGATGTTTTCAAGGATATTTTGACCAGGTTACATATTTAGCTTTGTCATTATAATTTTTGTAAGTATATCTGTTGGATTGTTCATTATAAGCGTTTCAAAATCAGTCTTAACTATTCAAGCAATCGGTTGTTCACTATTAATAATCACAATGTTCTTATCGGGTCAAGTGTTGCCTATTTCTCAAATTTCAAATATAAAAGGAATGTGATATGTCTCTTATTTAACACCCTTTAAGAGTGCAATAATTCAAAACACAATTTCTTTTCAAGGACAAGCATCCTTATCAAATGAGTATAATATTGCTTCAATAAAGGCAACTCTTAACATCGGAAATGAAATAAAAAATATAGATTTATTAAAACCTTTTTCAAGTGCTGATTCAAGCAATAAAATCTATACAATTGAAGAACTTCAAAAATACATTGAAGGTGTTACAAAATATGCAAATTTATTGAAAGAAGCAAATAGCAAAGATCTAATTGCAAGGTTAACAATTTTGAAATTCTTGAATCAACAAAAAGATTTATTTCTAGCAAATAATAATGCATTGCCAGCCAATACACCAATTGGAATAAAATATAGTCAATATAATATATTTAATATTAACAACGAATATAAAACACTAAATATTTTAAATGTTTATCAACCTGTAATTTTAAAATATTCAACCATTGCTGAAGCATTCAATCAAAATGGTTTAGACCAATTGTTAAAGAATAATGAATTTGCAAACTATTTTAAATTTTTAGACAGTAGTTACATTCAATTTTCAAATAACGTTTTAAGCAATGATAGTTTAACAAAAATAGGTTCAAAAACAGAAAATTTATTGAACTTCATATTGCCTTGAATTTGAATTGTAATATTGAGTTTATTGTCAATAAAAACATTTGCTTGAAATACAAGATAA
- a CDS encoding M17 family metallopeptidase translates to MQLIKQLSTKRNDHLLLKAIFEDEILPEFLVKETEAITDFIDKKVSYIYLGKKQELQYNSLYSLAQDLALNAAYDYQIDLSSFVTENLTINDVVDAFTKGINFSAAKLYNKKTFTYKENPNNIELFIEQASQSVIDSFNKARILIESQNWARNLGITPPNELNSEQLAKIVVEDFKEYKNLSVKVLEKKEIEKLGMGLLLSVNRGSVYEPRVVIIEYKGNPDSNQKTVLIGKGITFDSGGYNIKTGRNMLGMKYDMSGSAIVASVLKSVAQLKPKTNVSAIMCITDNRVNGDASLPDSVWTSMSGKTVEINNTDAEGRLVMADGLYYGADVLKATRLIDVATLTGAMVAALGDTYTGIWSTTEKAWKEISDAATIQHELIWRMPFDSDYEEFMKGSIVADLKNTDYTGHAGSCSAAMFLKEFTKGIEYIHLDVAGTNDIDEKPMFAMTKTLTELVLK, encoded by the coding sequence ATGCAATTAATTAAACAATTATCAACAAAGCGCAATGATCATTTGTTATTGAAAGCAATATTTGAAGATGAAATTTTGCCAGAATTTTTAGTTAAAGAAACAGAAGCAATAACAGATTTTATTGATAAAAAAGTTTCGTATATTTATCTAGGCAAAAAGCAAGAATTACAATACAATTCTTTATATTCATTGGCACAAGATTTAGCATTGAATGCTGCCTACGATTATCAAATTGATCTTTCTTCTTTTGTAACAGAAAATTTAACAATTAATGATGTAGTTGATGCATTCACAAAAGGAATAAATTTCTCAGCTGCAAAGTTATACAATAAAAAGACATTTACATACAAAGAAAATCCAAACAACATAGAATTGTTTATAGAACAAGCGTCTCAATCAGTAATTGATTCATTCAATAAAGCAAGAATATTAATTGAATCTCAAAACTGAGCAAGAAATTTGGGCATTACCCCTCCTAATGAATTAAATTCTGAACAATTAGCTAAAATAGTTGTTGAAGACTTTAAAGAATATAAAAATTTATCAGTTAAAGTTCTTGAAAAGAAAGAAATTGAAAAATTGGGTATGGGATTATTACTATCTGTGAATAGAGGTTCAGTTTATGAACCTAGAGTTGTAATAATTGAATATAAAGGAAATCCTGATTCAAATCAAAAAACAGTTTTAATTGGTAAAGGAATTACCTTTGACTCTGGCGGTTACAACATTAAAACAGGTCGCAACATGTTAGGAATGAAATATGACATGTCAGGTTCTGCAATAGTTGCATCAGTTTTGAAATCTGTTGCCCAATTAAAACCAAAAACAAATGTATCAGCAATTATGTGCATTACTGACAATAGAGTTAATGGAGATGCATCATTACCTGATTCAGTTTGGACTTCAATGAGTGGAAAAACTGTTGAAATAAATAACACTGACGCTGAAGGTAGATTAGTTATGGCTGATGGCTTGTACTATGGAGCTGATGTGTTAAAAGCAACAAGATTAATTGATGTTGCTACATTAACTGGTGCAATGGTTGCAGCCCTAGGAGACACATATACAGGTATTTGATCAACAACTGAAAAAGCATGAAAAGAAATTAGTGATGCAGCAACCATTCAACATGAGTTGATATGAAGAATGCCTTTTGACTCGGACTATGAAGAATTTATGAAGGGTTCAATTGTTGCAGATTTGAAGAATACAGACTATACTGGACATGCAGGTTCTTGTTCAGCAGCAATGTTCTTAAAAGAATTTACAAAAGGAATTGAATATATTCATTTAGACGTTGCAGGAACTAATGATATTGATGAAAAACCAATGTTTGCAATGACAAAAACTTTGACAGAATTAGTGTTAAAATAA
- a CDS encoding variable surface lipoprotein, with the protein MKKQAIMTKFLLCIGSVAPMFALPLVAASCNKTATITLNSKAKESFEKYGYHVKGSALDFNKNNYSVSNPISPRDSLYKLTKNLKDEKGNPIYFRDANGNLLKFKGKKLENGEIEFDRDANGNYIYDKENGYPRLKEVLNNELEVIDGKPVQRVYREFFSRFLDFNNISPNYDFRVFSFTWEELINYFPATKNDSRYWPYRDNPRALFLVLYWTLKQNEAAPNWKSDFLDPSIESLLAKGKNRNVNTSIEEAPWPFYKGIMKGNKDAFWSNASEPITAIFEKS; encoded by the coding sequence ATGAAAAAACAAGCAATTATGACAAAATTTTTACTTTGTATAGGAAGTGTCGCTCCTATGTTTGCATTGCCACTAGTTGCGGCAAGTTGTAACAAAACAGCAACCATAACTCTCAATTCAAAAGCGAAAGAATCATTTGAAAAATATGGTTATCACGTTAAGGGTTCTGCACTTGATTTTAATAAAAATAATTATTCAGTAAGTAACCCAATATCGCCAAGAGATTCCTTGTACAAATTAACAAAAAATTTAAAAGATGAAAAAGGAAATCCAATTTATTTTAGAGATGCCAACGGAAATTTATTAAAATTTAAGGGTAAAAAATTGGAAAATGGTGAAATAGAATTTGATAGAGATGCCAACGGAAACTACATTTATGACAAAGAAAATGGATATCCAAGATTGAAAGAAGTATTGAATAATGAACTCGAAGTAATTGATGGAAAACCAGTGCAAAGAGTTTATAGAGAATTTTTTAGCAGATTTTTAGATTTTAATAATATTTCTCCAAATTACGATTTTAGAGTTTTCTCTTTTACGTGAGAGGAATTAATTAATTATTTTCCTGCTACAAAAAATGATTCGAGATACTGACCTTATCGAGATAATCCAAGAGCATTATTTTTAGTTTTATATTGAACTTTAAAACAAAATGAAGCAGCTCCTAATTGAAAATCAGATTTCCTAGATCCAAGTATTGAATCATTGTTAGCTAAGGGAAAAAATAGAAATGTTAATACTTCTATTGAGGAAGCACCTTGACCTTTTTATAAAGGAATTATGAAGGGAAATAAGGATGCGTTTTGAAGCAATGCTTCAGAACCCATAACTGCTATTTTTGAAAAGTCATAA
- a CDS encoding M17 family metallopeptidase: protein MNSIYYETKRNKDMLLTAVYEGSNASLNIAKKDNHITEDFKKNEAFIYIPKTVDNYFSFLKVVDKILSSNRRNYQINIASFVKENVVSTEEVFRAFVSKLAFKNANLYSAKTKENKQEKTITLFYADKSYEELVERLSIILEATNKARSLQMTPPNVATSEYIAKVVKEDLENIPGLSIKVLDRDNIKKNNMGLMLAVNSGSSYEPRVLIAEYNGNPESKEKYVYVGKGITFDTGGYNTKGYYMDGMKFDMSGSVIVAYAVKAIAQLKLKANVAAIMMITDNAIDTHPTMPESVIKSMSGLTVEITDTDAEGRLVLADGLYYGASKLNASLLIDAATLTGSMERALGKTYSGIWSTSEQRWEDFDKAAKIAHEKVWRMPLHDDYDKPNKESKVADLNNYNNSEKSDCNTAAMFLKHFTNNVDYIHCDIAGTADNKGVGLGILVSTFVELAANQK, encoded by the coding sequence ATGAATTCTATTTATTATGAAACTAAACGTAATAAAGATATGCTTTTAACAGCAGTTTATGAAGGCTCAAACGCTAGTTTAAATATTGCCAAGAAAGATAATCATATTACAGAAGATTTTAAAAAAAATGAAGCATTTATTTACATACCAAAAACTGTAGATAACTACTTTAGTTTTTTAAAAGTAGTTGACAAAATTCTAAGTTCAAATAGAAGAAATTATCAAATTAATATTGCTTCTTTTGTTAAAGAAAATGTTGTGTCAACAGAAGAAGTTTTTAGAGCATTTGTATCTAAATTAGCATTTAAAAATGCAAATCTTTATTCAGCAAAAACTAAAGAAAACAAACAAGAAAAGACAATAACATTGTTTTATGCTGATAAATCGTATGAAGAATTAGTTGAAAGATTGTCAATAATTCTTGAAGCAACAAATAAAGCCCGCAGTTTGCAAATGACACCCCCTAATGTCGCAACTAGTGAATATATCGCTAAGGTAGTAAAAGAAGATTTAGAAAATATTCCTGGACTATCAATAAAAGTTTTAGATCGTGATAACATCAAGAAAAATAACATGGGACTTATGTTGGCAGTAAATTCGGGTTCTTCTTATGAACCAAGAGTTTTAATTGCTGAATATAATGGCAATCCTGAAAGTAAAGAAAAATATGTTTATGTAGGAAAAGGAATTACATTTGATACCGGAGGATATAACACCAAAGGATACTACATGGATGGCATGAAATTTGACATGTCTGGTTCTGTTATTGTTGCATATGCAGTTAAAGCAATTGCTCAACTAAAATTAAAAGCAAACGTAGCAGCAATAATGATGATTACAGATAACGCAATAGATACACACCCAACAATGCCTGAATCAGTAATTAAATCAATGAGTGGTTTAACAGTTGAAATTACTGATACTGATGCTGAAGGAAGATTAGTGTTGGCTGATGGTTTATACTACGGTGCCTCGAAATTGAATGCTTCATTATTGATTGATGCCGCAACTTTAACCGGTTCGATGGAAAGAGCATTAGGAAAGACGTATTCAGGAATTTGATCAACTTCTGAACAAAGATGAGAAGATTTTGACAAAGCGGCAAAAATTGCTCATGAAAAGGTTTGAAGAATGCCCCTACATGATGATTATGATAAACCAAATAAAGAATCTAAAGTAGCTGATCTTAATAATTACAACAACAGTGAAAAATCAGATTGTAATACAGCAGCAATGTTCTTAAAACATTTTACAAATAATGTTGACTATATTCATTGCGATATTGCAGGAACCGCTGACAATAAAGGAGTAGGACTAGGAATTTTAGTTTCTACCTTTGTTGAATTAGCAGCAAATCAAAAATAA
- a CDS encoding uracil-DNA glycosylase, whose translation MSKFAFLEFLKKETSKPYFEVLKKLTMLPNVTPKPNRVFFAFKNFDFDNLKVIIIGQDPYPNKGDADGMCFSSNATKCPASLKNIFIEIKNEYPNSTFETFSLNYWKDQGVLLLNSILTNIEGKTLAHKNLGWELFNQNLLTEINSCYSNIIYLILGNNARDFIKNIDMSKQIIVYAPHPSPLAAYKGFFGSDVFKKINFKLKSLSKDEIDWSTKK comes from the coding sequence ATGTCAAAATTTGCTTTTTTAGAATTTTTAAAAAAAGAAACTTCAAAACCATATTTTGAAGTCTTAAAAAAATTAACTATGTTGCCTAATGTAACGCCAAAGCCAAACAGAGTATTTTTTGCATTTAAAAATTTTGATTTTGACAACCTAAAGGTTATCATCATTGGTCAAGATCCTTATCCTAACAAAGGTGATGCAGACGGTATGTGTTTTTCAAGCAATGCAACAAAATGCCCGGCATCTTTAAAGAATATATTTATTGAAATAAAAAATGAATATCCAAATTCAACATTTGAAACCTTTTCACTAAATTATTGAAAAGACCAAGGTGTATTACTTTTAAATTCAATTTTAACAAACATTGAAGGAAAGACATTGGCACATAAGAATTTAGGTTGAGAACTATTCAATCAAAATTTATTAACAGAAATTAATTCGTGTTATAGCAATATTATTTATTTAATTTTAGGAAATAACGCCAGAGATTTTATAAAAAACATTGATATGTCTAAACAAATAATAGTTTACGCGCCACATCCTTCACCTCTTGCTGCATATAAAGGGTTTTTTGGCTCAGACGTTTTTAAAAAAATAAATTTTAAACTTAAATCATTATCAAAAGATGAAATCGATTGATCTACTAAAAAATAA